GCATGGAGAAGAACCTCATGGAAATCAGCAACCACTCAATCCTGTTGTATGGGACTGTCGATTTGACAGGATCCTTGATAAGTCCCCCTCCTTTGCATAGAGAACTTACACAGTTATGTGCAGAAGCTAGAATATCTCTGATTCTGAGCGGTGAGAATATCTCCCCAATCAATAAACACTGTATTTCCTGTCCTTCCATTGCCTCTGCATTGAGTCAACTCTGGAGATTTGCATTACTTCATCCAGAAAACGAGATACAGAGTAAGGAGGCTGGCAAGAAGCTTAGATTGGAGGAATATCCATTCTCCGGCATCCTTGGCTTGCAAGAAGCGAAACAAGCGCTCTGCTACGCTGTCGCCGGAGAATTACCACTCCTCTTCTATGGACCACCGGGTAGTGGGAAAAGCTTATTGCTGAGCAGAACCAAAGCATTGCTTCCACCCCTTAGGGGAGAGCGGGCGCAGGAAGTCTGGGCAATCCACGGGAAACAAAGCAAGGAATCACCTTTTTTACGTTTGGAGGCTGGGATGAGTCAGCAGAAAATACTCGCAGGAGCCCCTCCCTGGATAAGCCATGCACATGGTGGTGCACTGCTTGTGGATGAACTCTCAAACCAGAAACTAAAAGCAAGAACTACACTCGCACAGTTGTTGGACACACACCAAGTGGGAGACTATCCACTTCATTACTCCATGGTTGCTGCTACGAATGGATGCCGTTGTGCAAATCTGGGTAATCCTCATGGAATATGTCGTTGCACCCAGGCGCAGATTGATCAGTTCTGGGGACTCATTGGCTGGCCCTTGCTTGACCGGTTCGCCATTGCCCTTGCCTTGGAGCCGGAACCATTGCTGACGGGTACAGTTCAGGCATTTCATGTTGACAGGAAAGCCATGGAGCATGTCCGGTCCCTGCAACCAAAACGCGAGAGCGAAGGTGTTGCCCATCTTTTTCCCTGTTACAGCAAGGTGATGGCCCACACACAGAGAAGCCTCAGAAGAGCAAAGCTCTGCTGTACCCTCGCTCAGGTGATTGCGGACTGGGAAGGAAAGGAATCGGTTACCCAAGAGATAATGGAGAAGGCATACTCGCTCTACCTGCTTCCCAAAGACCGTCATTACCACTAGCGGTTTGAGCTGTTAGCCTTTATACTTGTTGAAGATTCTCACTGTAGTGGCAAATCACTACCATCATCTATACATAGAGGAATGCAATGATTGAACAACTTCTTCCTGTCGTACCGCTATTACTGCTTTTCTTGCTGGGCTATGCGTTGCAGAGAACCAATTTTTTCTCAACCGAATCACTTTCCCATGTTAAGAGGATTGTCTCTGATCTTGCCTTGCCGGCATTGTTGTTTCAGGCTTTCTCTTCGATAGAACTGGAAAGCCGTTATCTTATTCTGGTAATCCTCATTTTTATCGTCTGTCTGATCATGGTTGTTCTAGGGCACTATATAGGAAAGCTTCTGAAGATACACAGTCCCTACTTTGCATTGATGATGACCGGCTTTGAGATGGGAATGTTTGGATATGCAGTATTTGTCTCCTTCCAAGGGGAAGCACACCTGGGAAAGATAGCTCTGGTAGATCTTGGACAGGTTGTATTTGTCTTTACCATCTTGATGGCCCTGATGATCAAGCATCGCGATGGTGCCGCAAAAGGCAGTGAATTGTTGAAAAAGATCATCACCAGCCCAGTAATCCTTGCCATTGTTGCAGGGCTTGCAAGCAGCTTCATTGCTCCCCACGTCCAAAGCTCCCCCATCTGGGATACGCTGGCTGAAATGATTGACCTGCTTGCCCAATTGACGGTTCCCCTTATTGCAATCACCATCGGATACGGAATCCATATCAAGAAAGAACTGATAGGAAAGTCCTTGAAGACCATACTGGCAAGAAGGGTATTGCTCACCCTGTTTGCCCTCCTCCTTAATGCATTGGTGGTAGACTCCTGGCTGGGAATGGATAGGATGTATCAGGTTGCGCTCATGACGATGTTCCTCACCCCTCCACCGTTTGTAATATCAATATATATGCGCGGTGATGAGAAAGGTGAATCGGATTACGTCGACAACACGCTCTCTTTGGATACGCTTGTCTCTATTGTTGCAGTGGTAATCGCATCAGCGTTGTACGCTTGATGTTGTTGATATAAACCAGGGTGGATTCTAAAAAACAGCTTAGAAGGAGTCCCTATCCACAGAAAGCCATCGCAAAGCACACGTGATGTAGCAATAATTCTTCTCAAGTAGTTGACACCCTTTTGAGCTCTCTGGTATAGTCCATTACGTTGCAAGGGCCGCTAGCTCAGCTGGTAGAGCAACGCCCTTTTAAGGCGTGGGTCACAGGTCCGAATCCTGTGCGGCTCATCTTGCCTCTGTTTTTTAACATGCTTGTTATGTCTCCTTCGTCTAGTGGTTAGGACATCGGGTTTTCATCCCGACAACAGGGGTTCAATTCCCCTAGGAGATGCTTAAGGGAGCCTACCGTCTGGTAGGTTCCCTTTTCTTTATCACTACTGCAAGCATGAAATTGGAAACTCCGGGCCACTACCCTGTGTGAAAGGCCTGCCTCACTATTGACTTCTCATAGAACCCGTTATACAAAGAAAATACAGGATGGTTTTCCAATAGCATCATATCTCCCAATCGCTATTAACCATCCATGTGATGTACCCTTCTTCCGGGCTGCAGTCCATATACTTGTATCCACACCCGCAAGCATTGGATTGCAGCTCCCTTTATGATTAATCTTTAAGCAGATCGTACTCAGCTTCACTTGCTTCAAGCGCAGAAGAACTCGACCCCTCACTCTCATCCACAGAGAGAAGATGCCTGCCACCCCAGCTAATCGCAAACGCACCCAGTGGAGCAGTTACTATAATACTCATCACGGCAACGGCCAGAATGATCTGACCAGGGCGGGTATCCATACCACGCTCAGCCATTGCTGCAAGGGGAGCGGAACCAATTGCGGCTTGCACTGTTGCCTTGGGAAGATAGGAAATAACCACAAACAACTTCTCTTTCAGAGAGAATCCAGAACCAAGTGTACAGAGATAGGTACCCATCGATCGACTCACCAGTGCGATGAGAATAAGAAGAATTGCAGCAAATCCGGCTTCTTTTGCTGCATTCAGATCTACTTGCGCACCTACCATGGCAAAGAGCACTATCTGCGCAAAGACCCAGATTTTCCCCAGTTTGCTGGAGAGCTCGTGAGCCATCGATTCCCTCTTTTCCAAGATAATGAACCCAATGGCCATGACCGCAAGGAGTGCTGCAAAAGGTATATGACTGGCTTCAAGCAGGTCCCCAATGTGTACCAGAGCAATTGCGATCGCCAAGAGGGTCATTGCACGTTTGGTTGCTCGTGGATTGTACCGTTCGAATACCTTGATCAGGAATCGAGCAATCAAATACCCAACAATGACTGCAAAAACCAGCGAGAGGGGAATGGATGCAATCATCCATGAAACATTCACAGCATCCCCTAGATACAGTGAGAGGACAATACTGTATGCAACGATAACCGTTACATCATCCAGGCTTGCACCGGCCAACACCAGGGTGGGGATGGCCTTCTTGGTTCCCCTGCCTTCCTTGATGAACTGAACCATCATCGGAACAACCACCGCCGGGGAGACTGCCGCAAGCACACATGCAAGCAGTACACTCTCTCCCCTGCTTATAGAGAGCAGCCCAGGGGCCAATGCTATGATGAGAGCGGCTTCAAAGACTGCGGGAAGAAATGCAAGCAGTATGGCCTGGAGCCCTACCTTATGGAGGCTCTCTCGGGAAAGTTCCAACCCTGCACGCAAAAGTATTACGATGAGTGCAATCATACGCAGATCTGAGCCGATTCGTATCAGGTCAGGGTCGAGCAATCCCAATATCTGTGGACCAAGGACTGCCCCTACTGCCAACATCCCAATAAGTGGGGGAACATGGATACGCTGTAATAGATATTCAACAAGAAGACAGAGAATCATCAACTCCGCAAGACTGAGTGCCATGGCACACCTCCAGACCTTAATTAGGTTGCAGGAGTTATCAGCAGAATTGTAGGCTGCGGTTTTCTCTTGGGTTGGGAGAGATGGCGAACCCCATCGCCTGCCCCATTGTAGGAAATGCCCTGCTTCTTGGTCAAGTGAGGTTATTTGACGGGTGTACAACTCCAGCAATCTATGGATAATAATGAAGATT
This sequence is a window from uncultured Sphaerochaeta sp.. Protein-coding genes within it:
- a CDS encoding AEC family transporter encodes the protein MIEQLLPVVPLLLLFLLGYALQRTNFFSTESLSHVKRIVSDLALPALLFQAFSSIELESRYLILVILIFIVCLIMVVLGHYIGKLLKIHSPYFALMMTGFEMGMFGYAVFVSFQGEAHLGKIALVDLGQVVFVFTILMALMIKHRDGAAKGSELLKKIITSPVILAIVAGLASSFIAPHVQSSPIWDTLAEMIDLLAQLTVPLIAITIGYGIHIKKELIGKSLKTILARRVLLTLFALLLNALVVDSWLGMDRMYQVALMTMFLTPPPFVISIYMRGDEKGESDYVDNTLSLDTLVSIVAVVIASALYA
- a CDS encoding cation:proton antiporter, with protein sequence MALSLAELMILCLLVEYLLQRIHVPPLIGMLAVGAVLGPQILGLLDPDLIRIGSDLRMIALIVILLRAGLELSRESLHKVGLQAILLAFLPAVFEAALIIALAPGLLSISRGESVLLACVLAAVSPAVVVPMMVQFIKEGRGTKKAIPTLVLAGASLDDVTVIVAYSIVLSLYLGDAVNVSWMIASIPLSLVFAVIVGYLIARFLIKVFERYNPRATKRAMTLLAIAIALVHIGDLLEASHIPFAALLAVMAIGFIILEKRESMAHELSSKLGKIWVFAQIVLFAMVGAQVDLNAAKEAGFAAILLILIALVSRSMGTYLCTLGSGFSLKEKLFVVISYLPKATVQAAIGSAPLAAMAERGMDTRPGQIILAVAVMSIIVTAPLGAFAISWGGRHLLSVDESEGSSSSALEASEAEYDLLKD
- a CDS encoding ATP-binding protein, whose translation is MQIYGYQRTGFTGTLLRVQVARSNTTFTIRGLSQAKASRLKAEVKAYYQGPLPRLSIQVPAHSSIDGILAPVLLAMICMEKNLMEISNHSILLYGTVDLTGSLISPPPLHRELTQLCAEARISLILSGENISPINKHCISCPSIASALSQLWRFALLHPENEIQSKEAGKKLRLEEYPFSGILGLQEAKQALCYAVAGELPLLFYGPPGSGKSLLLSRTKALLPPLRGERAQEVWAIHGKQSKESPFLRLEAGMSQQKILAGAPPWISHAHGGALLVDELSNQKLKARTTLAQLLDTHQVGDYPLHYSMVAATNGCRCANLGNPHGICRCTQAQIDQFWGLIGWPLLDRFAIALALEPEPLLTGTVQAFHVDRKAMEHVRSLQPKRESEGVAHLFPCYSKVMAHTQRSLRRAKLCCTLAQVIADWEGKESVTQEIMEKAYSLYLLPKDRHYH